A single window of Helicobacter pylori DNA harbors:
- the trpE gene encoding anthranilate synthase component I yields the protein MVSLIEKAPYIPYPLALYEKLECEHTLLFESAEIESKAHTKSLLMAKACLKLICNHNIVTITSLTPNGGAFLQKLSAFFKTPIQNNALTLIYTKNKKTQDEFLKLFEPSPFDALRGLFKSVKTKPKHPFTLLGAGVFSFEMLNFFEDLPHLKAQDNTAHDFIFYVAQNLIIIDHKEKSAEILGACFDERFKTEIAKELQDLKKLAKNIKSDFIPKKSKQSKEVSVSCDDSEFEKRVLSLQEEIKKGEIFQAVLSRSFYMECLEGLSAYYHLKLTNPSPYMFYIKDSDFILFGASPESALKYNALTNTAEIYPIAGTRLRGKDKQGNIDYDLDSKMEFDLQHDYKERAEHIMLVDLARNDMARVSKKRYCDKLLKVDKYSNVMHLVSRVVGELKKGCDSLHAYRSFMNAGTLSGAPKISAIRLIYQLEKQRRGSYGGSVGYLNSEGSMDSCITIRSCFVKNNRAVIQAGAGIVLDSVPQNEANETRSKAQALIDAIRKTSL from the coding sequence ATGGTTAGTCTTATAGAAAAAGCCCCTTATATTCCCTACCCCCTGGCTCTTTATGAAAAATTAGAGTGCGAACACACCTTGCTTTTTGAAAGCGCTGAGATTGAGAGCAAAGCACACACCAAATCCCTATTAATGGCTAAAGCCTGTTTGAAGCTAATTTGCAACCACAATATCGTAACCATCACTAGCCTGACACCTAATGGCGGGGCGTTTTTGCAAAAATTGAGCGCGTTTTTTAAGACGCCCATACAAAACAACGCCCTAACCTTAATTTACACCAAAAATAAAAAAACGCAAGATGAGTTTTTAAAGCTCTTTGAGCCTAGCCCTTTTGACGCTTTAAGGGGGCTTTTTAAAAGCGTTAAAACAAAACCCAAACACCCCTTTACGCTTTTAGGTGCGGGTGTTTTTTCTTTTGAAATGCTCAATTTTTTTGAAGATTTGCCCCACTTAAAAGCACAAGACAACACCGCGCATGACTTTATCTTTTATGTCGCGCAAAATTTGATCATCATAGACCATAAAGAAAAAAGCGCTGAAATCTTGGGGGCGTGTTTTGATGAACGCTTTAAAACAGAGATAGCTAAAGAATTACAGGATTTAAAAAAGTTGGCTAAAAACATCAAAAGCGACTTTATCCCTAAAAAATCCAAGCAAAGTAAAGAAGTTAGCGTTAGTTGTGATGATAGCGAGTTTGAAAAAAGGGTGCTGTCCCTACAAGAAGAAATCAAAAAGGGCGAGATTTTTCAAGCGGTGTTGTCACGCAGCTTTTATATGGAGTGCTTGGAGGGTTTGAGCGCGTATTATCATTTAAAGCTAACTAACCCTAGCCCCTATATGTTCTATATCAAAGACAGCGATTTTATTCTTTTTGGGGCAAGCCCTGAGAGCGCTTTAAAATACAACGCTTTAACCAACACGGCTGAAATTTATCCCATTGCTGGCACCCGTTTAAGGGGTAAGGACAAACAAGGGAATATTGATTACGATTTGGATAGTAAAATGGAATTTGATTTGCAACACGACTATAAAGAAAGGGCTGAACACATCATGCTAGTGGATTTAGCCAGAAACGACATGGCCAGAGTTTCAAAAAAGCGCTATTGCGATAAGCTTTTAAAAGTGGATAAATATTCTAATGTCATGCATTTAGTCTCAAGGGTTGTGGGGGAATTGAAAAAAGGGTGCGATAGTTTGCATGCTTACAGGAGTTTTATGAACGCTGGCACGCTTAGCGGGGCGCCTAAAATCTCTGCGATCAGGCTCATTTACCAATTAGAAAAGCAAAGGAGAGGCTCTTATGGGGGGAGTGTGGGGTATTTAAATAGCGAGGGTTCTATGGATTCTTGCATCACCATCCGTTCATGTTTTGTCAAAAACAATAGGGCCGTGATCCAAGCAGGAGCCGGTATCGTGTTAGACAGCGTGCCGCAAAACGAAGCGAATGAAACAAGATCCAAAGCGCAAGCCCTTATTGATGCGATCAGGAAAACAAGCTTATGA
- a CDS encoding aminodeoxychorismate/anthranilate synthase component II — MKIFFIDNFDSFSYNLVYELECLGYEVAVYQNDIDPSYLMGLMNEESKTPLLFISPGPGNPNSSGNLLEIIAMAKKKFPILGVCLGLQALAQSYGAKIIRSKEIVHGKATTIALKKHAVFKGLGESMVVGRYHSLMASGLPKNLEVIAEHDNIPMAIINEEDKILAYQFHPESIMTLQGRALLEQSVGFLRGLS, encoded by the coding sequence ATGAAAATCTTTTTTATAGATAATTTTGATTCTTTCTCTTATAACTTGGTGTATGAATTAGAGTGTTTGGGTTATGAAGTGGCTGTTTATCAAAACGATATTGATCCGAGTTATCTTATGGGTTTAATGAATGAAGAATCAAAAACCCCTTTATTATTCATCTCACCCGGGCCAGGTAATCCTAATAGTTCAGGCAATCTTTTAGAAATCATTGCAATGGCTAAAAAGAAATTCCCTATTCTAGGGGTTTGTTTAGGCTTACAGGCTTTAGCGCAAAGCTATGGGGCTAAAATCATAAGGAGTAAAGAAATCGTGCATGGCAAAGCGACAACCATCGCACTCAAAAAGCATGCCGTTTTTAAAGGTTTAGGGGAGAGCATGGTGGTGGGGCGTTACCATTCTTTAATGGCAAGCGGATTGCCTAAAAATTTAGAAGTGATCGCTGAGCATGACAATATCCCTATGGCCATTATCAATGAAGAAGATAAAATTTTAGCCTATCAATTCCACCCTGAAAGCATCATGACTTTACAAGGGAGGGCGTTGTTAGAGCAAAGCGTGGGGTTTTTAAGAGGGTTATCATGA
- the trpD gene encoding anthranilate phosphoribosyltransferase, with translation MKEILNALYHQKDLNDEEVKKLFTLIIHEKVSPAQLGAILCALKIKGESFKEISVAATTLLEHAPKPFNSGLDLIDNCGTGGDGLKTINISTIAALIASSMGLPMAKHGSRSVSSHSGSADLLENLGVNIEMNPTQLENCFKQTHFGFLFAPLYHQSFKKSAPLRKELFTKTIFNCLGPLINPLSPKIKLLGVYDKSLCKTMSLALKALGVKRAMVVNGGGTDEIVLHDITHACELKNNEILEYDLSAKDFDLPPYDLKELQIKNAKESAQACLDILENKGKDSHTMVVVANVASLLYLSHRAKDLKEGVGMTLEHLKTKAPYAHLQKIIRLSHA, from the coding sequence ATGAAAGAGATTTTAAACGCTTTGTATCATCAAAAAGACTTAAACGATGAAGAAGTCAAAAAGTTATTCACTCTCATTATCCACGAAAAAGTAAGCCCAGCGCAACTTGGGGCCATTTTATGCGCTTTAAAAATCAAGGGCGAGAGCTTTAAGGAGATTAGCGTCGCTGCAACCACGCTTTTAGAGCATGCCCCTAAGCCTTTTAACAGCGGCTTGGATTTAATAGACAATTGCGGCACAGGAGGCGATGGGTTAAAAACGATTAACATCAGCACGATTGCTGCGCTCATTGCCAGCTCCATGGGATTACCTATGGCTAAACACGGATCAAGGAGCGTTTCCAGTCATAGCGGGAGCGCGGATTTGTTAGAAAATTTAGGCGTGAATATTGAAATGAACCCCACGCAGTTAGAAAATTGTTTCAAACAAACGCATTTTGGGTTTTTATTCGCGCCTTTATACCATCAAAGTTTTAAAAAATCCGCCCCTTTAAGAAAAGAGCTTTTCACTAAAACGATTTTCAATTGCTTAGGGCCTTTAATCAACCCCTTAAGTCCAAAAATCAAGCTTTTAGGTGTGTATGACAAATCCTTGTGCAAGACCATGTCGCTAGCCTTGAAGGCTTTAGGCGTTAAAAGGGCGATGGTGGTTAATGGAGGGGGGACGGATGAAATCGTGTTGCATGATATTACGCATGCGTGTGAATTGAAAAATAATGAAATTTTAGAGTATGACTTGAGCGCTAAAGATTTTGATTTACCCCCCTATGATTTGAAAGAATTACAGATTAAAAACGCCAAAGAAAGCGCTCAAGCATGTTTAGATATTTTAGAAAATAAAGGCAAAGATTCGCACACAATGGTGGTTGTGGCGAATGTGGCGAGTTTGTTGTATTTAAGCCATAGGGCTAAAGATTTAAAAGAGGGCGTGGGCATGACTTTAGAGCATTTAAAAACCAAAGCGCCTTATGCGCATTTACAAAAAATCATAAGGTTAAGCCATGCCTAG
- the trpCF gene encoding bifunctional indole-3-glycerol-phosphate synthase TrpC/phosphoribosylanthranilate isomerase TrpF, whose amino-acid sequence MPSVLENILKDKLLEVSMLKKNHTLPVNITPSDRDFKKALLEKKTSFILECKKASPSKGLIRKDFDLLKITKTYEKFASCISVLADAKYFLGSYENIKIVSQHSTKPILCKDFIIDAFQIKLARMMGADAVLLMLSALDDKNYLELFNLAKSLNMSVLTEVSNKQEIERLLKLQYDIIGINNRDLHTLTTNINHTLKLRPLLPKDTLVISESGIHSHAQIKALAPYVNGFLVGSSLMKEKDLKKACIKLILGENKVCGLTRIKDAKAVYKNHFIYGGLIFEKSSPRYIKPKEALKITKAVKKLDFVGVFVKDKIKKIAKIVKKLDLKAVQLYGYSQKEIAQLKKSLPKTCAIWQVVNVMDANDLAPKIKKASLILYDTKGDKMGGNGVSFDWGILENVKTPFMLAGGLNLDNIQKALKIKALGLDFNSGLEISPGIKNKDKIKRLARILREY is encoded by the coding sequence ATGCCTAGCGTGTTAGAAAACATCCTTAAAGACAAGCTCTTAGAAGTCTCTATGCTTAAAAAAAATCACACTTTGCCGGTAAACATAACCCCAAGCGACAGGGATTTTAAAAAAGCGTTACTAGAAAAAAAAACAAGCTTTATTTTAGAATGCAAAAAAGCATCGCCCTCTAAAGGTTTGATCAGAAAAGATTTTGACTTGTTGAAAATAACAAAAACTTATGAAAAATTCGCCTCTTGCATTTCAGTTTTAGCCGATGCTAAATATTTTTTAGGCTCTTATGAAAACATTAAGATCGTTTCGCAGCATTCCACCAAGCCTATTTTGTGTAAAGATTTTATCATTGATGCTTTCCAGATCAAACTCGCTAGAATGATGGGAGCTGATGCGGTGCTTTTAATGTTAAGCGCGTTAGATGATAAAAATTATTTAGAGCTTTTCAACCTCGCCAAATCCTTAAACATGAGCGTGTTAACTGAAGTTTCCAACAAGCAAGAAATTGAGCGCTTGCTCAAACTCCAATACGACATTATAGGCATCAATAACAGGGATTTACACACCCTAACAACCAATATTAACCACACGCTCAAATTACGCCCCCTGTTGCCTAAAGACACGCTCGTTATCAGTGAGTCCGGTATTCATTCGCATGCGCAAATCAAAGCCCTAGCTCCCTATGTGAATGGCTTTTTAGTGGGCAGCTCTTTAATGAAAGAAAAGGATTTGAAAAAAGCGTGCATTAAATTGATTTTAGGCGAAAATAAAGTGTGCGGGCTTACAAGGATTAAAGACGCTAAAGCCGTTTATAAAAACCATTTCATTTATGGGGGTTTGATTTTTGAAAAATCTTCGCCCAGATACATCAAGCCTAAAGAAGCCCTAAAAATCACAAAAGCGGTTAAAAAACTGGATTTTGTGGGCGTGTTTGTGAAAGATAAAATCAAAAAAATCGCAAAAATCGTTAAAAAACTTGATTTAAAAGCGGTGCAGCTTTATGGCTATTCGCAAAAAGAAATCGCTCAATTAAAAAAATCGCTCCCTAAAACTTGCGCGATCTGGCAAGTAGTGAATGTGATGGACGCTAACGATTTAGCGCCTAAAATTAAAAAAGCCTCTCTAATCTTATACGACACTAAGGGGGATAAAATGGGAGGCAATGGCGTGAGTTTTGATTGGGGTATTTTAGAAAATGTCAAAACGCCTTTCATGTTAGCTGGGGGGCTTAATTTGGATAATATTCAAAAAGCCTTGAAAATTAAAGCGTTGGGGTTGGATTTCAATTCCGGTTTAGAAATAAGCCCCGGGATTAAAAATAAGGATAAAATCAAGCGATTAGCCCGAATTTTAAGAGAGTATTAA
- the trpB gene encoding tryptophan synthase subunit beta — translation MNQKAYFGEFGGSFVSELLVPALRELEQAFDACLKDEKFQKEYFHLLKDFVGRPSPLTLCQNIVSNPKVKLYLKREDLIHGGAHKTNQALGQALLAKKMGKTRIIAETGAGQHGVATAIACALLNLKCVIFMGEKDIKRQEMNVFRMRLLGTEVREVNSGSATLKDAVNEALRDWASSYKDTHYLLGTAAGPHPYPTMVKTFQKMIGDEVKSQILEKENRLPDYIIACVGGGSNAIGIFSAFLNDKEVKLIGVEPAGLGLETNKHGATLNKGRVGILHGNKTYLLQDDEGQIAESHSISAGLDYPGVGPEHSYLKESGRAVYESASDIEALEAFRLLCQKEGIIPALESSHALAYALKLAQKCEEESIIVVNLSGRGDKDLSTVYNALKGGLK, via the coding sequence ATGAATCAAAAAGCGTATTTTGGGGAGTTTGGAGGGAGTTTTGTTTCAGAATTGTTAGTGCCTGCATTAAGAGAATTAGAACAGGCGTTTGATGCGTGTTTAAAAGATGAAAAATTCCAAAAAGAATATTTTCATCTTTTAAAGGATTTTGTGGGCCGTCCTAGCCCCTTAACCCTGTGTCAAAATATCGTTTCTAACCCTAAAGTCAAACTTTATCTAAAACGAGAAGATTTAATCCATGGCGGGGCGCACAAGACTAATCAGGCCTTAGGGCAGGCTCTTTTAGCGAAAAAAATGGGTAAAACAAGGATTATTGCTGAAACAGGTGCCGGTCAGCATGGCGTGGCGACGGCTATCGCTTGCGCGTTATTGAACTTAAAATGCGTGATTTTTATGGGAGAAAAAGACATCAAGCGCCAGGAAATGAATGTTTTTAGAATGCGCTTATTGGGCACTGAAGTGAGAGAAGTCAATTCAGGGAGCGCGACGCTTAAAGACGCCGTGAATGAGGCTTTAAGAGATTGGGCGAGCAGCTATAAGGACACGCATTATTTGCTAGGCACAGCCGCTGGGCCACACCCTTACCCTACAATGGTTAAAACCTTTCAAAAAATGATAGGCGATGAGGTTAAAAGCCAGATTTTAGAAAAAGAAAACCGCTTGCCTGATTATATTATCGCATGCGTTGGAGGGGGGTCTAACGCTATAGGGATATTCAGTGCGTTTTTAAACGATAAAGAAGTGAAACTCATAGGCGTAGAGCCAGCCGGTTTAGGGCTAGAAACCAATAAGCATGGGGCGACTTTGAATAAGGGGCGTGTGGGGATTTTGCATGGGAATAAAACCTATCTTTTACAAGATGATGAAGGCCAGATTGCAGAAAGCCACAGCATTAGCGCTGGGCTTGATTATCCAGGGGTGGGGCCAGAACACAGCTATTTAAAAGAAAGTGGGCGTGCGGTTTATGAAAGTGCAAGCGATATTGAAGCGCTAGAAGCCTTCAGGTTGTTGTGCCAAAAAGAAGGCATTATCCCAGCACTAGAAAGCTCACACGCCTTAGCGTATGCCTTAAAACTCGCTCAAAAATGCGAAGAAGAAAGCATTATTGTAGTGAATTTAAGCGGTCGGGGGGATAAGGATTTAAGCACCGTTTATAACGCTTTAAAAGGAGGTTTAAAATGA
- the trpA gene encoding tryptophan synthase subunit alpha, translating into MRYQNMFETLKKHEKMAFIPFVTLGDPNYELSFEIIKTLIISGVSALELGLAFSDPVADGITIQASHLRALKHASMAKNFQLLKKIRGYNHDIPIGLLAYANLIFSYGVDGFYAQIKECGVDSVLIADMPLIEKELVIKSAQKHHIKQIFIASPNASSKDLEQVATHSQGYIYTLARSGVTGASHTLENDASTIIKTLKAFSPTPALLGFGISQKEHITNAKGMGADGVICGSALVKIIEENLSNENAMLEKIKGFIGGMIF; encoded by the coding sequence ATGAGGTATCAAAACATGTTTGAAACCTTAAAAAAACACGAAAAAATGGCGTTTATCCCGTTTGTAACCTTGGGCGATCCTAACTATGAATTGAGTTTTGAAATCATTAAAACCTTAATTATTAGCGGGGTGAGCGCTTTGGAATTGGGTCTTGCTTTTTCTGATCCTGTAGCGGATGGCATTACCATACAAGCGAGCCATTTAAGGGCGTTAAAACACGCTAGCATGGCTAAAAATTTCCAGCTTTTAAAAAAGATTAGAGGCTACAACCATGATATTCCCATAGGGCTTTTAGCGTATGCGAATCTCATTTTTTCTTATGGCGTTGATGGCTTTTACGCTCAAATCAAAGAATGCGGCGTGGATAGCGTTTTAATAGCGGATATGCCCCTAATAGAGAAAGAATTGGTCATCAAATCCGCTCAAAAACACCACATCAAACAAATCTTTATCGCCAGCCCTAATGCGAGCAGTAAAGATTTAGAACAAGTCGCTACGCATTCGCAAGGCTATATCTACACTTTAGCCAGGAGTGGGGTTACAGGGGCGAGCCATACTTTAGAAAATGACGCGAGCACGATCATCAAAACCTTAAAAGCCTTTAGCCCCACCCCCGCCTTATTGGGCTTTGGCATTTCTCAAAAAGAACACATCACAAACGCTAAAGGCATGGGCGCTGATGGCGTGATTTGCGGCTCAGCGTTAGTCAAAATCATAGAAGAAAATTTAAGCAATGAAAACGCCATGCTAGAAAAAATTAAAGGGTTTATAGGAGGAATGATTTTTTAA
- the rplQ gene encoding 50S ribosomal protein L17 — MRHKHGYRKLGRTSSHRKALLKNLAIALIEHNKIETGIYKAKELRSYIEKLTTAARVGDFNAHRHVFAYLQNKEATHKLVTEIAPKYAQRNGGYTRIQRTTFRRGDASTLATIEFV, encoded by the coding sequence ATGAGACACAAACACGGATACCGCAAGCTTGGGAGAACCAGCTCGCACAGAAAGGCGTTATTAAAGAATTTAGCGATCGCTTTGATTGAGCATAACAAAATTGAAACAGGGATTTATAAAGCTAAGGAGTTGCGCAGTTACATTGAGAAATTAACGACAGCGGCTCGTGTGGGCGATTTTAATGCGCACCGCCATGTTTTTGCATATTTGCAAAACAAAGAAGCCACCCACAAGCTTGTAACCGAAATCGCACCCAAATACGCGCAAAGGAATGGCGGATACACCAGGATCCAACGCACCACTTTTAGAAGAGGGGACGCTTCCACTCTAGCCACCATTGAATTTGTATGA
- a CDS encoding DNA-directed RNA polymerase subunit alpha, whose protein sequence is MKVIKTAPLIPSEIKVLEKEGNRVKISLAPFEFGYAVTLAHPIRRLLLLSSVGYAPVGLKIEGVHHEFDSLRGVTEDVSLFIMNLKNIRFIAKALVGQDSSLENQSVVVDYSFKGPMELRARDLNSEHIEIVNPEMPLATINEDAQLNFSLIIYKGMGYVPSENTRELMPEGYMPLDGSFTPIKKVVYEIENVLVEGDPNYEKIIFDIETDGQIDPYKAFLSAVKVMSKQLGVFGERPIANTEYSGDYAQRDDAKDLSAKIESMNLSARCFNCLDKIGIKYVGELVLMSEEELKGVKNMGKKSYDEIAEKLNDLGYPVGTELSHEQRESLKKRLEKLEDKGGND, encoded by the coding sequence ATGAAAGTTATCAAAACAGCACCTTTGATCCCATCAGAAATTAAGGTGCTAGAGAAAGAGGGCAATCGGGTTAAGATTTCTCTGGCTCCATTTGAGTTTGGTTACGCTGTTACGCTCGCTCATCCTATTAGAAGACTCTTGCTTTTAAGCTCTGTGGGGTATGCTCCTGTGGGTTTAAAGATTGAAGGCGTCCATCATGAGTTTGACTCACTAAGGGGGGTTACTGAAGATGTGTCGCTTTTTATCATGAATTTAAAGAATATCCGCTTTATAGCTAAGGCGTTAGTGGGGCAGGATAGCTCTTTAGAAAACCAATCGGTTGTGGTGGATTATTCTTTTAAAGGGCCTATGGAGCTTAGGGCTAGGGATTTGAATTCTGAGCATATAGAAATCGTCAATCCGGAAATGCCCCTAGCGACAATCAACGAAGACGCTCAATTGAATTTTTCGCTCATTATCTATAAAGGAATGGGGTATGTCCCAAGCGAAAACACAAGGGAATTGATGCCTGAGGGCTACATGCCGCTAGACGGCTCTTTCACGCCGATTAAAAAGGTCGTTTATGAGATTGAAAATGTTTTGGTTGAGGGCGATCCCAACTATGAAAAAATCATTTTTGATATTGAAACAGATGGGCAGATTGACCCTTATAAAGCGTTTTTATCAGCGGTGAAAGTGATGAGCAAGCAATTGGGTGTTTTTGGCGAAAGACCCATTGCTAACACGGAGTATTCAGGCGATTACGCCCAAAGAGATGACGCTAAAGACTTGAGTGCTAAGATTGAAAGCATGAATTTGAGCGCTAGGTGTTTTAATTGCTTGGATAAAATCGGCATCAAGTATGTGGGCGAATTGGTTTTGATGAGCGAAGAAGAGCTTAAGGGCGTGAAGAACATGGGTAAAAAATCCTATGATGAAATCGCTGAAAAATTGAATGATTTGGGCTATCCGGTAGGCACAGAATTAAGCCATGAACAAAGAGAGAGTTTAAAGAAAAGATTAGAAAAATTAGAAGATAAAGGAGGTAACGACTGA
- the rpsD gene encoding 30S ribosomal protein S4: MARYRGAVERLERRFGVSLALKGERRLSGKSALDKRAYGPGQHGQRRAKTSDYGLQLKEKQKAKMMYGISEKQFRSIFVEANRLDGNTGENLIRLIERRLDNVVYRMGFATTRSSARQLVTHGHVLVDGKRLDIPSYFVRSGQKIEIKEKTKSNPQVVRAMELTAQTGIVPWIDVEKDKKYGIFTRYPEREEVVVPIEERLIVELYSK, translated from the coding sequence ATGGCAAGATATAGAGGTGCAGTAGAAAGACTAGAAAGGCGTTTTGGGGTTTCTTTAGCCTTAAAAGGTGAAAGGCGATTGAGCGGGAAGAGCGCGTTAGATAAAAGGGCTTATGGACCAGGCCAGCATGGGCAAAGACGTGCTAAGACTTCTGATTACGGGTTGCAGTTGAAAGAAAAGCAAAAAGCTAAAATGATGTATGGCATTTCTGAAAAGCAATTCAGGAGTATTTTTGTGGAAGCCAATCGCTTGGACGGCAATACGGGTGAAAACCTTATCCGCTTGATTGAAAGAAGATTGGACAATGTTGTCTATCGCATGGGGTTTGCGACCACTAGAAGCTCTGCTAGGCAATTGGTAACGCATGGGCATGTGCTTGTGGATGGTAAGCGTTTGGATATTCCCTCTTATTTCGTGCGTTCAGGGCAAAAAATTGAGATCAAAGAAAAAACCAAGAGCAACCCTCAAGTGGTGCGCGCGATGGAATTGACAGCTCAAACAGGGATTGTGCCATGGATTGATGTGGAAAAAGATAAAAAATACGGTATCTTCACCCGCTACCCTGAAAGAGAAGAAGTGGTTGTCCCTATTGAAGAAAGACTCATTGTAGAATTGTATTCTAAGTAA
- the rpsK gene encoding 30S ribosomal protein S11, which produces MAKRNVTAKKKVVKKNIARGVVYISATFNNTNITITDEMGNVICWSTAGGLGFKGSKKSTPYAAQQAVESALSKAREHGVKEVGIKVQGPGSGRETAIKSVGATEGVKVLWIKDITPLPHNGCRPPKRRRV; this is translated from the coding sequence ATGGCTAAGAGAAATGTAACGGCTAAAAAGAAAGTAGTCAAAAAGAATATTGCTAGAGGGGTTGTTTATATTTCAGCGACCTTTAATAATACCAACATCACTATCACTGATGAAATGGGCAATGTGATTTGCTGGAGCACGGCGGGCGGTTTAGGGTTTAAAGGCTCTAAAAAATCCACTCCTTATGCGGCCCAACAAGCTGTAGAAAGCGCTCTAAGCAAGGCTAGAGAGCATGGCGTTAAAGAAGTGGGCATTAAGGTTCAAGGGCCAGGCAGTGGGCGTGAGACCGCTATTAAGAGCGTGGGCGCGACAGAGGGCGTTAAAGTGCTTTGGATTAAAGACATCACCCCGCTCCCTCATAATGGTTGCAGACCCCCTAAAAGAAGAAGAGTGTAA
- the rpsM gene encoding 30S ribosomal protein S13, whose translation MARIAGVDLPKKKRVEYALTYIYGIGLKSSREILEAVGISFDKRVHELSEDEVSSIAKKIQQSYLVEGDLRKKVQMDIKSLMDLGNYRGIRHRKGLPVRGQTTKNNARTRKGKKKTVGSK comes from the coding sequence ATGGCAAGGATTGCTGGTGTGGATTTACCAAAAAAGAAGAGAGTAGAGTATGCCCTTACCTATATTTATGGGATTGGGCTTAAGAGTTCCAGAGAGATTTTAGAAGCGGTAGGCATTTCTTTTGACAAACGCGTGCATGAATTGAGCGAAGATGAAGTGTCTAGCATCGCTAAAAAAATCCAGCAAAGCTACTTAGTAGAGGGCGATTTGCGTAAAAAAGTTCAAATGGATATTAAATCTTTAATGGACTTAGGGAATTATCGTGGGATCAGGCATCGTAAGGGTCTTCCTGTAAGAGGCCAAACCACTAAAAATAATGCTAGGACTCGTAAGGGTAAGAAAAAAACCGTGGGTAGCAAGTAG
- the rpmJ gene encoding 50S ribosomal protein L36 produces MKVRPSVKKMCDKCKIIKRRGVIRVICATPKHKQRQG; encoded by the coding sequence ATGAAAGTCAGGCCATCAGTGAAAAAGATGTGCGATAAGTGCAAAATCATTAAAAGAAGGGGTGTTATTAGAGTGATCTGCGCTACCCCCAAACACAAACAAAGACAAGGATAA
- the infA gene encoding translation initiation factor IF-1, whose product MARDDVIEVDGKVIEALPNATFKVELDNKHVVLCRISGKMRMHYIRIALGDRVKLELTPYSLDKGRITFRYK is encoded by the coding sequence ATGGCAAGAGATGATGTTATAGAAGTGGATGGGAAAGTGATTGAGGCGTTGCCTAACGCCACTTTTAAGGTGGAGTTAGACAATAAGCATGTGGTGTTGTGCCGTATTTCTGGAAAGATGCGCATGCACTATATTAGGATTGCTTTAGGCGATAGGGTTAAGCTAGAGCTTACGCCCTATAGCTTAGACAAAGGTCGGATAACTTTTAGATATAAATGA
- the map gene encoding type I methionyl aminopeptidase translates to MAISIKSPKEIKALRKAGELTAQALALLEREVRPGVSLLELDKMAEDFIKSSHARPAFKGLYGFPNSVCMSLNEVVIHGIPTDYVLQEGDIIGLDLGVEVDGYYGDSALTLPIGAISPQDEKLLACSKESLMHAISSIRVGMHFKELSQILEGAITERGFVPLKGFCGHGIGKKPHEEPEIPNYLEKGVKANSGPKIKEGMVFCLEPMVCQKQGEPKILADKWSVVSVDGLNTSHHEHTIAIVGNKAVILTER, encoded by the coding sequence ATGGCAATTTCTATCAAAAGCCCAAAAGAAATCAAAGCTCTAAGAAAAGCTGGGGAATTAACCGCTCAAGCGTTAGCCCTTTTAGAGCGAGAAGTAAGGCCTGGGGTTTCACTTTTAGAGCTGGATAAAATGGCTGAAGATTTTATCAAATCCTCGCATGCCAGGCCGGCTTTTAAGGGGCTTTATGGTTTCCCTAACTCGGTGTGCATGTCCTTAAATGAGGTGGTTATTCATGGCATTCCTACGGATTATGTTTTACAAGAAGGGGATATTATAGGCTTGGATTTGGGGGTGGAGGTGGATGGCTATTATGGCGATTCAGCCCTCACGCTTCCTATAGGCGCGATAAGCCCGCAAGATGAAAAATTGCTCGCTTGCTCTAAAGAGAGCTTGATGCATGCCATTAGTTCAATTAGAGTGGGCATGCATTTTAAAGAGTTGAGTCAGATTTTAGAGGGCGCTATTACAGAAAGGGGCTTTGTGCCTTTGAAAGGATTTTGCGGGCATGGCATTGGTAAAAAACCCCATGAAGAGCCAGAAATCCCCAACTACCTAGAAAAAGGCGTCAAAGCTAATAGCGGCCCTAAAATCAAAGAGGGCATGGTATTTTGCTTAGAGCCTATGGTGTGTCAAAAACAAGGCGAGCCTAAAATACTAGCGGATAAGTGGAGCGTGGTTTCAGTGGATGGGCTTAACACAAGCCACCATGAGCATACTATCGCCATAGTTGGCAATAAAGCAGTGATTCTTACGGAGCGTTAA